AGCTTCCTTTACACctgctctccccctccctctgcccttctctccGAGACGTTTTCCCAAAAGGGTAAAGTAAACCACAGATGCCAAATTAGAGccttagtttttttgtttttgtttttttatgcccatttttgaattgtattatttgcttttttgctatCAATTGTATAAGTTCTTGATATATTTTGGGTATCAACCCCTGATCAGGGATTATGGCTTGcagatatttttctcccattctgtgggttgccttttcagtttattgatggtttcctttgctgtgcagcttCTTGGTTTGAGGccatcccacttgtttatttgtgcttttgttgCCTAGAGCCGCAGTTTTCAGTTGTGGGGCATGTAGCTGAGGAGAGAGAATGAGGAGCGACTTCTGCCGTAGGCATctcatgctcttccctcccctcatcTCTTCCTAACCCCCcatctttttctcccctctctgagcAGTGCTGTGCCCGCCGCTGAGCACTCAGGTCCCCTGCTGCCTTAGGATGTTTCTGTCTGACGGCCTGTCCCACAGGAAGCCCTTCTCCGGTCTGCTTCTTCTCTACTCACtttatttctttcacattcttcacattttctttatccattcatctttcaaaggacattttaggttgtttccatatctcggctgtggtgaataatgctgcagtgaacagggaagtgcagatatctctttgagatagtggttttgtttcctttgaatacatacccagaagtggagctgctggatcatgtggtggtTCTGTTTTCAGCTTCTTGAGGAACCGCCAGACTGATACAGTAGCTCTGCCAATTTATATTCCCCCTAGTAGTGCACacggtttccttttctccacttcctcaccaacacttgttatctcttatcttttCAATAATTGCCATCCTGCCAGTGTCTGATGGTATCTCATGTTTTGATTTGatagcatttccctgataattagtgatgtttgCAAAGTATTTTGAAGCCAAGTGGTGGCACTGGCCACTGTGGGGGCTGGGTGGATAGtccaggatctgacctctgccaGTGGCTGCCGTGGCCCTTTTTGTCCCTCACTTTCTCGTTTTTGACTTCCTGTCCCTCTCTTGGTTTCCCTGAAGACTGCTAACACACTTAGAGTCTCTTTCTCACTGCTTACTCTCTGATTTTTCACTTAAAGCTTTTCACCATGCTCTGAGTGGTAAtaggaacatttttaaaggaacaagttttaaaagtttgttgtagaaggaaaaagaaactttgcacatttaaaacaaaccacagtattttattttcaccaAGCAGGATGCTTATGTACAGCATGAATTATTAACCATAGTGCCATTTACTTTCCTGTTTCAGCCATTTTTTGTAGCCAAGATAAAAGAGGAAGCTCTTTGAGCCCTTTTcttacaaagtaaataaaaatagatatatctATACTGACTAAATATTTTAAGGCAGTTTTGTGCAAGCGTCCACAAGGGAGTTATCTTCACCGTCCGTTGGAGCTGCTGCCTCCACTAGACCCACTTCCTGCCGCTCAGCGCTGCACCCTATTGAGGCCgaggagttgggggggggggtggcgctCAGAGCCCAATTGCAAGGCCTAGTGCCGGAGAGTTTCCTCCAATCACTTCCAACCTGGGTCCGTTTACCTCCAGCAGAatagtttttgtctttaaaaaaagtatagaCTGAAGGCAATTTCATTggctttaaaaatagaatctcCCTTTCTCCACCACCCTCTTCCACTCCTTTCTCTCATATCCAAGGGAATCAAAATAATATGGTTCTTTTTAGCAAAGGGATGTTTTTCTGCCCTCAAATAACCTAGGCCCTAGAGAAAATGGGTAAAGTGATCTcacaagtatttttctttcacagaaaaagCCTGTGGGAAAGAGAGGCTGCTGCTGTGCAGGGATCACAGGCAGAAAGCCCACTCAGCCAGCCCCTGAGAGGATGTGTCTGGACCCACTGTGTTTAAATACTTCCTCCCACTTCCTGAAACATCCTTAGCGCATCATTTTTTTGTCCTCCTGAGAGACTTGCTCTCCGATGGAGATGATAGGCCATTTTCCGTCCCTCCCCTTTCTCaacccccttcctctccttccctgccctttcccagcCTCCGTTTGTCTCCATTCCTCCAGCCCTGCTCCACAGCAGGCTTCTTTTTACGGCTGGAAGTCTTCTGGACGGATTTTCATCTCCACCCGTTTGAGGGAGTAGCTGGCCCCATGCCAGCCGTACCAGGTGATGCCATCCAGGTGCTTGTTGTGCTGTCCGAGGCGGTAGTAAACTCCATTGAGGTTGGAGTCTGTGCAGCAGTTGTACCAGTACCCACCTAGCACAAGAAACAGATCAGTGCTAGCATGGCCTCGGGAACAGAGAGACTAGGCAGCAGGGATTTGTGCTGTTTTTTGAGCAGAACCTAAGCCAGTAGAGCCAGTATCAAAAAGGAGTACCAGAGGCAGAATACCAGCTGTGCAATTATAAATTCACACTGTCTCCTCAAGTGGGGCTGTGGTCCTGCACCCAAACCCCCTGCTCCCAACCCCAGATCTCACCTTTCCTGAGCTGGGCACACTTGTCTAAGCAGTTGTCATTGTCCTTGTCCTTGGTGCTGAAGGCTGTGTTGTTATGATAGATGAGGGCGTCATTCCCCACGTTGCCACTGTAGTTCCCCAGGAAGAGGCGGTAACTGTTCAGCTCGTTGCCCAAAACGAAGTGGCTGTACTCGGCGTAGCGCTTGTTGCCCTCCCAGTCCTGTCAGGGGAGGCAGAGCCTTAGAAAAACTGCAGCAGGGCCTTGTTTCATCCCATCCTGCAGCACGTCTCTCTCTCCAGCTGCAGCCATTCATCTTTTAACTGCTGGGAATCTAGTAAGACTTTATTACTTGTTTACCTCTAGTTTAACACACTAACCTGGGAATCAGAAAACAAGGGTCCTAAATCAGACTTCTTTCCTGAGTCACCATATGGCCTGATTAGTCTCTCGTTCTCTTCCCCTTCACATCCCTGTCTGTAAGGTGTAGGTGTGTGTTTTGCTGTATCCCACCCTGAGATGTCCTAGGAGGAACTTGAGGATATAGTGATGCTTCAGGGCCTTTGATGAGGGTCACCAACTGGGATCAGTAAGGTTTGTACATAGAGAGCCTCATcccccaggccagggcagggacCACGGTGTCTCAGCCCAGCTGACTGTTAGATTCCTCAGCTCTGGTCTGAGTCTGGCCTCTTCTTGTGTACCTATGCCTCACTTTtgtgaaaaataggaaaaaacctCGTTTTCTTCAGCTGTAACTACAACCTGCAGGAGAACCATCACAATAAATATACCAGCCTCTGGTAAATAAGAGTAGGAGTGACACCCCCAGAATTGTGCGCTATTGTGCGTGGCGGCCCTGGTCCTGTCACGGGGAGCCAGGCCTCATGCTTACCTCCATCTCCACACGTAGCCGGGTTGGCCGCCTGGAAAGCCGGTGAATGTGTTCATTCCCCAACCAGAAGTCCCCACGGATGCTGCCAAAGCCCTGCTTATACTGCTTCCAGTCCCGGTAGAAGGAGACAAGGCCACTCTTTCGTCTCTGAATGGTGGTCCAGCCGCCACCTGAAGTCTCCATGTCACAGAACACCTGGAGCAGAGAGGATGCTCTGGTCAAGACCTGCCGAGGCTGGCAGCATGAGCGGGAGGGCGCCTGCCCACCTTCCTTCTGTCCCTACGGAGCCAGTGGACGTGCACACTCTGCGGTCACGCTGGCTTACGGGCAGGCTGGGGGTGTCCCGAGGAAGATCCAAACTGAGGATGAGAGCGAGTGCACATCGAGTTTGAAGGGAAATGATTCAGGTACTTCTGATCTACTCCTTCCAtgttccctcttttctcctcccaTAAAGAGTAACTGCTGTAGGACCTGGCAAGGGATTTCAGCTAGTTAGGAGGTGGTGATCGCATATCTAACTGTGCTGGAAGGTTTCGTGTTTGGTTGAAAGTGATTTGAAGGGGCAAAACAGatgcctagattttttttcccccgtaAATTGAGTGTCTGTTTACCAGCTCTCTGGTATTTGGTGTGTGTGCTTCTCTGTCTTGAGTTTCCCTCTCTTTAGCCTGTGACTAGCCCTGTTGTACCCCGCCTTTGAGGGTGTGGAAGACAGATGACAGAACATGGGCAAGGGGCTGTGAGGACCTCACCTCCAGCTCAGGGCTGCCCAGGAAGTCATCGGGAGGAAGCTTATACACTCCAGAGATGCGGTAGTTCTTCTGGTACAGGGACGAGCAGTCATAGATGGCATCTACAAAAGGAGCAAACCACGGGGGTGAGTGCCCAAACCCAGGGGCTCCACAGCTGGCCAGCATCCCTGCTACACCTAAGTTGAAAGTTTAAAGACAGAGGCTTCATTTCTACTGTGAAATTTATGTGAGTGTTCATTACCAGGCAGTGTCTGGATTTGGGAGAGGTGGGCATCAGGAGACCAAGAAGGGGTATGTTTTGGCTTCACTGGTGGTGGGGCTGAGAGGTAGGGAAGCCCTTCACCTGGTTAGCACAACGGTACAATCAAACAGGTGGTTTCAGGTTTGCTCTGAAATAAATTATCCTGCTGTAGTTCTAGGACATGAATTCTGGAAACGTTACAGTGTGTGAGGGCCACTAACAGATGCTCCTGTTTAATGGATTCAACTTCTGGGACAGCCAGCCTTTGTTCCCAGATAAGTCATGGGTTCTCATAGGGCTGGTTTTATTGTCATTTCtcggttggttggtttgtttttcagaGGTAATGGCTGTTGTCTACTAGGACCCTAATTAACCGAGAtctctaattttctcttttcccccttaATCTAATACTGCCAgacaaatgaaaaggcaaacacCCTGAGTAACCCATGGAGGCCTTCCCCTGGCACTGTTATTAAAACAGGGAAATGAGAGCTTTGGGCAGGCTGGCTTTCACTCTGGGGTTGATTTTAATGTTTCCTCAGCTGCCCTGGGGGCTAGTGCTTCATGGCAGATTTTGTCTCCCTGTTCTAAATATCAGAGCGTtcctggtggggaagggggcagcctTTTCTGATAGGATTCTGAGGGCAGGAACTCTCACGTTTCCAGGAAATGCCTCCTGCCCTCTGTGTCTTGGGATTCTTTTCTTGGTGACTACTGCTCTGGTCGAGAAGGGCACACAGTTGGCAGATGGTACACTTCCACTATGGGAATTGTTCAAGGCAGAGCACATTGGGGAGGGCAAAATGAGACCCTTGTCTTGGCCCTCAGAGTTCTTCACTTCCTGTGACTGAGGAAAGTATCAACTTCCTGCTTTCTCCAAGGAGCTGGCTACTTCCAGAGTATAAATGTGACCCAACATCTAGtaatagagaagaaaatgggGAATGATGACCTTGGCGTGAGGAGTCAGAGGCCCAGCCGGAGAGCTGCGTTTGACTCCACAAACCTGCCTGCTGGGAGATGAGAACATCTGTTTGCAGGACCAGAGGTGGCACAGGTCACATTCCTCTGTCTGGCCTGGTCCTCTGCATATCTGGTTTCATCTCTCAGACCAAATCCAGACTTACTTGTCTGGCAAATGGCCTGAGAATACCTTTCTAATCCCAAACTGAGGGTCAGGCAGTACATGCTTAGAGAGTAATTTACACACATATTGGTTTAGATAACAAAATTTTTAAGGttcattttttatgttaaaactttttcttcatttgaacTGAGGATGACCAGTGATTTACTCTCTTCTTTGTTCTTGGCTTGGTTTATAATATGACCAAAAAGTTGGAGGTTTCTTTAAGTTTTTATATCAGCAATAAATGACACATCTATGGAATATGCTCCTTTCAACTAATAATTTCCTAATAATTTCAGAAAGCCAGATTTCCCTCTGAGCAATAAATTCACCTTGGTCTGTTCAAGCCAGGCTAATTAGAAACTGGAAGTTgttttgtaaaagaaaacattaaatgtaTCTTATTTTTAGTCTACTAAAAATCCAAATTCCAGcattgtattttcttatttcctgaatTATAGGGGAGAGTTTTATCTGAGATCAtggggaaaaatagaaatatcagaATTGGGGAACCTTGAGGAGCCAGTCCTTTTCTGAACATGAAGGAATTCTTCAGATGGCTCTGGGCGGTGTCTGGGCACTTAATTTTGAGCCAGTGAGAAGAGTTAGATTTAGAGAGAGGACACAGAATTCCATTAATGCCCATTCCATTAAATCATAGGGACCCAAGAGAACTGTTTGTGGGGAAAACTTTGCTTCTAGAGATGTTACAATTTTGGTGTTCATTCCTGTTTCCTTAGTACTGAAGGTACAGCCTGTCGGCTCTGGATAAGGAAGTGAACTAATCAGGAAGACTTGAACCCTCTTTCTAAGACTTACTGCGTGACTTTGAGCAAACCACATGATCTCTCTGTGCTCCAAGATGGTAATTCATACCTTCAATACGATGAAACATTGTAGGAATGAAAGAGACCTGGGTAAATTCACAGAACATTAGAAATCAACAGAAATACTTTGTAAGCTTTTGCTAAAGAGAAAATAGAGCTGGTGGCATGTACCCGAGAAAGTAAACCCTACAAGAACCGCCAGTGATTGTTCTGACAACCATGTAACCTAGAAGCACCACTGCAGGCAGGAGACTCTCAGCTGCTGGAGGGGGAGGATGGTGAGCAGTGTGAGGACACGTCCTCCTTACCTGCCGAGGTCTGAGTGACAGTCTGCGCTGCCTGCAGCTGCATGATGTCGATCTGGTTGTTCAtctcagagaacttgctctcgGCATCTGTGAGCCGCGACTCCATGCGCTTGGAAGTGCTCTCCAGCTCCATCACCTGCATGACCACGCTGACCCAGTCCCTCTCCTGCTTCTTGCCCAGGTCGCTCAGCAGACTGCTTAGGTTGGCAATTTGGGCCTTGAGCTCCTTCACCTCTTCACAGCAGGAGGCCAGTGTGAGCTCTGCAGGTGTCTTGCGCTTAGGGGGCTTCTGTGGCCACACTGGGTGGCTGACAAAGGCCACGATGAAAATGCAGAGCCAGGCCACGGCTGAGAGAGTCTTTTTCAGCATCTTTCGTGGCCCTGGGTGAGGAAGGATCTTCCTTTGGGGGAATCTGGATATGCCCGGCTGAGGCTTGCAGAGCTGCCGCAGATTCTAACCTACCACTTTCACTCTTGGTGGACTTCCCACTttgttgttttctctctctccttgctcTCTCTTAGCCTTTCTCAAAACTTGAGTTTCTGAAAGTGCAGCTTAATTGGGCATCCCATGGCTTTCCTTCCCAAGTCTGAATGCTCTGCAAACTCAGCATCTTAAATATTGTTTGCTGCctgcacctccacccccaccatggTCGTGCATGGTGCCTTAGCCCCTCCCAGCTCATCTGGGAGGGTCAGGTGCCTGTTGGGTGAAGTCAGCGTAAACTTAggccagaggaggggaggagagagacggGGGCGAGTCTTTCTTTCCTTGCCTGCACAGTCTCTGGGCTGAGACAAGAGGATTGAATTTGTGTTTCCAGTTTCGCCTATTAGATTGTGCCCCTGCCAGCCACTGGCTCAGCTCTATCAGCAAGCAGGGCAGGGCCAGAAGAATTTCCACATTCCATTCTGAAGGTTATATAACCATGGGGTGAGCATAAGGTAGGCAAAGAGAGTTGGGAATGAGAGTCGCCACTCACCCAGGGAGACCTGTTAATGCAATCCATGCTGTTTATGCGAGGAGCTAGTATGTTTTGGCATCCTTCTGCGTATGCTTTTAACAAGGCTGGTTATTCCTTTCTCTGATCATCATTCAGTGTTTTACAAAACCCTCTTTCAGCCTGGATCTAACGCCgtcttatatttgaaaatttccaaCTTATCAAAGCTTTAGAATTGAAAGGATAGAGTAAATCTCATAGGAAGCAAAAAAAGACTTTGTAGTTTGTACCCACAGGATTTGcccagttgtttttctttttacatactttctcctttggtaaaGAGTAAGCCAGTACTAGCCTCTCACACTTGACATTTGGCAAGGGGGTGTCAGTGATGGCAGCAGGGGAAAATGCAGGTCTTGGTCCTGGAATGAGTGCCCACACGGCCATCGGTCCTCAGGCAGAACAAAGAACAGGCCCAGCCATGGCCCATGGTTCTAAACTTGGGAAGTATGGTAAAACATAGAGGAAAGAATTCCCGTTGCCTGATAAGCCTTATCTAGagtctcatttccttttctcaatGGAATACggtttgtaaatttaaaattattcccaagggggagagtatagctcaagtggtagagttcctgcttagcatgcacaaggtcctggattcaatccccagtacctccattaaaaaaataagtaagtaagtaaacctgAGTACCTACCTCCctttccccaaaacaaacaagcaaaaaactaaaaaactaaaattattctCTATACATGATATGTATCCCTGAAAATAGGCATGTTGTGATTTTTCATGTACTGTATTTAAAGGACATTCTTCCTTTGAAAAGAAATGTGggaaaaaacttggttttcagCAAACCTTAAATCCTTAAAATGAGCTTTTCACTAAGAATGTAAGCACAGGCCCTCTGTCCTTACACAGTAACTGTCTTTGGAACATACCCTTGCCATTCCCCTGTTGTGGAGTCTCTGAGGCAGCTCAGGAACGTTGCTGTTCGCTGTCGGTCCTCCACACACAAGCCTGATGCCTGGCAGCCCTCCTTCTCGCTGTGACCCCAGGCCCTTTTCCAGCCCGAGCTTCTGCTTCTCACAGTCATTTCTGTTCAGGCAGCTGGAGTCACCAAACACTGTCTTTTTCTGTAAATCGAAAAGCAGTAGTAGATCAGGTAAATCAAAGTTTGTTCTCTCACCTCCTCATCTTCTTTGCCTCCTTAGGAGTGAGGATGTTGCTGGCAACCTGTACCAACTTGTCATTCTGCTCCAGAGTCTATTTAGGACAGGCACTATCAGTCGGTCCCCGCTCTCTCTTTGCAACTATCGAGTCCAGCTGGGCACTGCAGTCTGAGCTCGCAGGGTCCACGTCACTCACGTGAACCTTGCCCCGATTGGCCACATCCTACAGGGGGCATCTAGCAGGGCCTTTAAATTCCACATGGATCTTCAAGATGATCTCCTCGCCATCAAATGACACTGAGCTTAAACGTGTGCCACAGAAGTGCCATGTGACACTGTCACATATAGTGTGACACATGAACCGCGCTGCCTTGGAGCTCCACGGAGCAGCATGGTAGAGGACGTCATGGAACATGGCACTCTGTGAACTCCCAGCTGGCTTTCTGTTTGTTCTCCCCAGGAGCCACTTTCCCTGCCCGAACAGAAAAATGTTATGAATAGGATTTCATAACTGGGCAGAAAATGAATCAGTCATTCATATTTGCAACCCGTGTAGCAGTCCTTTCCAGGAAAGGTAGGAAGGGGTTCCTAAGTTTGGACCAGATGCATCTAGCTTTTAGCACAAGTGCCTACTCTCTGGCATTTGTTTTCTGGAAACTTATATCTAACATAAGGCTTAAGTCGGAGACAGAAACTTTTCATTTGAAGATTTTCTCAAATTGCCTCAGCTGTCCAAATCTCAATACCCACTCCCCAATCTTGAGAAAAACAGCTAATTAAGAGTACAGCTCATGCCAGATTATCTACCCTCCAAAATATCCACAACCCGAGGTATGTCCTagattctgaatttctaaaagttggaaaaataaGCCCTTGTTTTGAGTACAGCTAAGCCAGTAGAGAAAACCAGGACGAATGTGGAGGCCTAGAGCGGTGTTCCCTTCTCTGAGAGCCTTCTAATCCCTTGTCTGCCCTTCAGTGAACAAAGTGCCCATAACAATGGGAATTAATTGAGAAAATATGGAAAACCTGGGTTGGACACCTTAcagtttttcctttcctccatttTGCTGGTGGTGAAAGAGGGTCAGCTTGGTGCTCCTGGGAAAGACGCTTCTGAAAAGACAGCGTATGTTCTTAATGAGAAAAGCCAGTGAGCTTTTGCGTCACAGTCTGGGCTGCTCTGCTGTGGGCTGGCACCAAGGATTGGAGGCATCCAAGCATCCTGGGGGCTCCAGAGCAGAGAAGGTCTCTTCTACCCCAGTGGGGGCGTCATGtctcattttcttgaaaatgccCCTATCGGAGAGATTCCTCATTTTCCAGTGTATTCCTGCCCCTGCCTACCCTTACTTCATGCTCTCAGGactggggagggagagacagcTGCCCTCAGTGACAGGCTCTCAGTTTGTGGAATGAATACATCTCAGAACCTGCCTTGTTATTAGTTTAATTGTGTGCTTCATGGTCATATTTTACTTCTTCTGAAGTCTTCTAATGTGTCACGGCTGGCCTTCCTATATATGGACATTTACTCCCTGACCCTTCTACTGCTCAGTCCTATTTCTATCTCTGCTGCAAGCCCAAGTCCATCACAGCAGGCATTTCcacctcttccacaagccttctaGTTCACCACTTCTGCCAAAGAGTGTGTCCTGGGCTTATTAGAAACCTCCTTTCAGAGTCTATGGTTTAATTATAGCACCTGGCAAAACACTCTGTCCCTGATCCCTCTTAGGAACCTGTAGCAACGTCTGCTCTGCTAGCCACCATGCAAGTTGCAGAGCAGTGGCAATGCCAGCCCCGCCTCCAGTGCCTGCAGTCTAGTGGCGAGACAGACAGCTGACCTCAGGGTGGTGTGACCGACTGGGGTGGGGGACACTGCAGAGGAGCAGTGCCCAGCCCAGCTGAGGTTCTAGAAGGCCCCCCAAGTGATagccaggttttttgtttgtttgttttgttttgttttaatgaggaAGTAGCCAAAGTGGAAGGGGGCATTCTGAGCAAAGGTGCAGGTGTATGAAAAACCTGGGCTTATAAAACGTAAGTAGCAAGTGAGCACAGGAGTCAagaaggaggtggaggggcaGCAGGAACTAAAGCTGGAGGAGTGGCGGGGAGCTGGGCCTAAGGGACCTTACGAATCCGGATTACTCAAGAGACAGAGCCTGGGGGGAAGGAATCCAAGAAGCTTTTAcctcttgctttattttcttgaGTCTTACCAGGAAGATGGCTCTTCATATTGCCAAACAAGATTTTTAACTGGAAGTGGGTGGCTTAGAACATTAGAATTTCTTAAAATTGTACTGCATTCATATTAAATACTCTGAAGGGGTCATCTGGCTTGAGATTAAGGAGGCAGTATATGAAGGACTTTACTTAGGTCTAGAATCAGAGAAATCTGGGTTCCAGGCACTTCCCATCACTTGATATTTATATCACCCTGAGCAAATTAATTAACTTTTCTGAGTTTAccaatctgtgaaatggggataaaaatcaTACTACTTCACTTAATAGGATTTTTGTGAGGGTTAAATTAAATATAGCAAAAGATTGAAAATAGCTAAGGCATttttgaataagaaaaacaaatttggagaaaCTACCCTACTAGAAATCAAGATTTATCCCAAAGCTAAAGTAAGTAAGTAAGGCCATGCAGTATTAGCACAAGGACAGCAAATGGAGCAGGACGCAGTGTCCAGAGACAGACCCACGCGTTCATGGACACTTGATCATGACAAGGTAGCACCACAgaacaatgaggaaaagacagtcgTTACAGTAAGTTCTGCGGGGTCAGCTAGGTAGCCTTATGGCAGGTAAAGCTCTTGACCCTTAcctcataccacacacaaaacCTCAAGTCCAGGAGATTTAAATTCTAAACCTGAAAACAATAAGGCTTCTAGAAGATATATAGGAGATTATCTCCAGCATCTTGGgataagcaaagatttcttaaacaagattCAAAAACCGCTGACCGTAAAGGAAAACACTACCAAATGCAATAAAAGGAGTCATTTCTTTTCGTTGGAAAATACCATGAAGAGAGTGAGAAGGC
The Camelus dromedarius isolate mCamDro1 chromosome 14, mCamDro1.pat, whole genome shotgun sequence genome window above contains:
- the ANGPTL7 gene encoding angiopoietin-related protein 7, whose amino-acid sequence is MLKKTLSAVAWLCIFIVAFVSHPVWPQKPPKRKTPAELTLASCCEEVKELKAQIANLSSLLSDLGKKQERDWVSVVMQVMELESTSKRMESRLTDAESKFSEMNNQIDIMQLQAAQTVTQTSADAIYDCSSLYQKNYRISGVYKLPPDDFLGSPELEVFCDMETSGGGWTTIQRRKSGLVSFYRDWKQYKQGFGSIRGDFWLGNEHIHRLSRRPTRLRVEMEDWEGNKRYAEYSHFVLGNELNSYRLFLGNYSGNVGNDALIYHNNTAFSTKDKDNDNCLDKCAQLRKGGYWYNCCTDSNLNGVYYRLGQHNKHLDGITWYGWHGASYSLKRVEMKIRPEDFQP